GCAGCAACAGAGCAAGCAACGCTTGAGCTATGACGGCCACGCTATTCCCGCCAGTGATACTCGCCAGAACAATCTGGTGGATATCCCGCTGCTGCAGAGCTATTTACAGGGCATCGTTACCAAGCTGTCCAAGGGTTGGCCCGGTGAGATGCCAACATTGCAGGTCAGGGTAATTGACAGCTACAGCTTCGGGCCGTCGGCGGATGCGTTAGGCAATCTGTTCGTGCCGTTGGGCATGCTGGATAACGTCGAAAGCGAAGACGAAATCGCGGCCATGCTGGGACATGAAATGAGCCATGTGCTGCTGCGTCATCACGAACGCGTGGCCGCCTTCAAGCAGCAAAAAGAACTGATGACCAACATCGCCACGACGGTGGTCTTCGCCACTATGGCTTCCAACACCGGCGTGGACCGCAGTTCCGGAACGATGAAGTTGATCAGCAAAGATCCCATCGGTACGCAAAAGACCATCGGCAATACGGTTTTATACACGGCACTGGCCAACAGTTTTTCGGACAACATCTGGAGCACTGCCTGGGGTCGTAGCCAGGAAGATCAGGCCGATCTGCTGGGCACCGACTTGATGATCCGTGCCGGTTACGCGCCTCGTGCCGCCAGTTACAGCCTGCAACGCCTGAATGATTTCCAGGGCAAACAAAAACCGCTGCTCGGCAGCTTTCTCAGTGCACGCAAGACCGCCATGCAGCAATCGCTGGAGCAATTCAATCTCAACAGTTTCACCAAAGAACTGGATGTACTGATCAATCAGGGGCTGACCACCAGCATCACGGCGACGAGTGAATACTTCAATCGCTCCCACATGTCACCGATGGACCGTGACGAGGAGCTCCGCCAGTACTTGCAACGTGAGTACCGACAGGAACGGCGAGCCCGGGTCGATACGCGCAGCTGGCCGAAGGTCCGCGATGCCGCGCCAGTCGCCGCCGCGATGCAGGCTTACAAAGACGCCTACGCGGCCACTGCCGCGCTGGAGCAAGGCAAGCTGCATGAGGCCGACACACTCAGCCAGCGTGCGCTGTCCTCGCCGGTAAAAGATCAGCCCGGCATTCGTCGCAGCGCATTTGCCGTGCATATTGCGCAAGGCAAGAGCGCCGAAGCGTTAAAAGATCTTGAGTCAATCAAGGATTGGTCGCTGGCCGGCCCGTCCATCTATGACCTGATGATCGGCTACCACCTCAAACGCGGCGATGCTCAATCGGCACTGGTCATGATCGACAAGGCAGAGCGGAACCTGGGCTCGGAAGAATTGTTCATTACCGAAAAGCTGCTGGCCAACCAGCAACTCCAAGACGCCGCACAGGTGAAAACGGTTCTGAGCAAGTGCGAGCAGTATCCGACCCGCAAGGAAAGCTGCAAAAAACTGGCTCCGGTCAAAGCCTGAAGCCACTGCCACGGTAAATCTCAAGCATCAAAAAAAAAGCCCCGAACCAGTCGGGGCTTCTTTTTACCAGCCTTTCATCAGGCCTCGATACCGCAACCCATCATCAGAAAATGTTGATCGGGTAATCCACAAACACTCGCACTTCGTTACCGCTGACGTTGTACTCACTCGACTTCTGCGACACACGCAGGATCGAGCTGCGCAGCTTCACGCTCAGGTCTTTGGCCGGGCCGCTTTGCACGACGTATTTGAACTGGTTGAAGATCTCGCGCTCGGTACCGCCCTCGCTGGTGGAGGTGGTGATGTTGTCGCCGCGCACGTAGGCGAAGTTGTAGCTCAGCCCCGGAACACCGAAGGTGCTGAAGTCCAGGCCGTAGCCCAGCTGCCAGCTGCGTTCGTCTTCAGCGTTGAAGTCGGACCAGTAAGAGTTGGCCAGGTAGATGGTGTTGCCACCGTCGCCGACGCGGTGTTGATCTTTCTGGTAACCGCCATAGGCGTAGCCCAGGTTGCTGTCGCCGGTGCTGCGCTGGTGAGCGAGGGTGAACGAGTGCGGGCCAGTGGCGAAGGTGGCTGCCAGGCTCCAGATTTTGTTGTCGTCGCCGGTGATGATGCTTTCGCCGGGGATAGTGTTTTCGCGGATATACGAGCTATCCAGCTTGGTACGGTAGCCGTTGAAGTCCAGGGTCAGGGACTGATCCTTGTCGATCGGGAACACGTAGTTGGCGTTCACGTACTGCTTCTTCAACACGTCTTCAACGTCGGACGCATACAGCGCAGCCTTGAATTGTTCGGTGAACTGATAGCTACCGCCCAACACGTTGATCGACTTCAAGCCACCGCTGTCACGGCCTTCGGCGCTTTTACGCGATTCGGCGGTGAAGCGACCGGCATCCAGTTGCAGGCCCTTGATCTCCTTGGAGGTGATCAGGGTGCCGGTGTAACTTTCTGGCAGCAGACGCACGTTGTCGTAGCTCAGCACCGGCAGGGCCGGCATCTGGTCACCGTAGGTCAGCGTGGTGCTGGACAGGCGGAATTTGACGGCTGCGCCGCCCTTGGCCAAGTCGTTCGCCGGCTCGCCGCTGGCGCCTTTCTTGAAGAAATCGATACCTTGAGCGCCGCTACGGTCTTCATTGCGCTCCAGATTGAGTGCGTACAGACCGAAGGCATCCACACCCACACCGACGGTGCCTTGGGTGAAACCGGACGAGAACGTACCGATGGCCGCTTGGCCCCATTCGGACTTGTCGTCGTTGCCGTTTTTGTAATCGCGGTTCATGTAGGCGTTGCGTAGCAGCACTTTAAGGCTGCTCTCTTCAACAAATCCTTTGGATTCGGCCTGGTCGTTAGCCATGGCCTGTGTAGCGCTCAAAATCCCCAGAGCGATCAGGCTGATTCGCTTGTTCAACATGTTGTTTTCCTTATTACGGGTTGAAACGCGCTGTGTCGAACGACTGAAACGGCACTATCGCGCTCTTTTTTCATTCCGCAAACAAAAAGGCCCGCCCACGATCACTCGCGGCGGGCCTTTTTATTGTTTTAGGGTCATGGCGGTCAGCCACAGGCGTTGGCGGAATCGTAGCCGCGCCCTTATTGATGTGTCAATTTCGTGAATCGTCTTTATCTAGGCAAAAATCGTCTAAGAAATGACTTTACGTGGCAGAAAAATTCAATCGGCGCGCGGCATGAAGAGATTGAATCCACGCAATCTCCTGTAGGAGCTGGCTTGCCAGCGATAGCGGTTTGTCATCCGACATCAATATTGGATGGATGGCCTCATCGCTGGCAAGCCAGCTCCTACAGTGGGGTGTCCACGTCTTCGCCCATAAAAAAAGCGCCACCATCCCGGCAGCGCTTTTCTTTTATCAATCCGTTGTTTTTCTTCCTATCCTTCCATCACATCCCACAACGCTTCCAGCTCCGCTTCGCTGAACAAGCCAGCGGGGTAGCGCTCGATCATCGTCCGGCGCGGATCACTTTCCGCAATCTGACACGTTCCATTGGACTTCAACCAGTGCGCCAGGACCTGGAGCGATTCGCCATTTACAGCCAGGGGATGCAATGCCCGCTCGCCCACCACATTCACTTCGGCGTTCATTTCAGCGCTCTCTCCTGG
The Pseudomonas sp. MYb327 DNA segment above includes these coding regions:
- a CDS encoding OprD family porin; amino-acid sequence: MLNKRISLIALGILSATQAMANDQAESKGFVEESSLKVLLRNAYMNRDYKNGNDDKSEWGQAAIGTFSSGFTQGTVGVGVDAFGLYALNLERNEDRSGAQGIDFFKKGASGEPANDLAKGGAAVKFRLSSTTLTYGDQMPALPVLSYDNVRLLPESYTGTLITSKEIKGLQLDAGRFTAESRKSAEGRDSGGLKSINVLGGSYQFTEQFKAALYASDVEDVLKKQYVNANYVFPIDKDQSLTLDFNGYRTKLDSSYIRENTIPGESIITGDDNKIWSLAATFATGPHSFTLAHQRSTGDSNLGYAYGGYQKDQHRVGDGGNTIYLANSYWSDFNAEDERSWQLGYGLDFSTFGVPGLSYNFAYVRGDNITTSTSEGGTEREIFNQFKYVVQSGPAKDLSVKLRSSILRVSQKSSEYNVSGNEVRVFVDYPINIF
- a CDS encoding M48 family metallopeptidase, with translation MKKSLLALPILAGALLSGCSTLNGANDAVMNLVGPSTQSRVAGKYVENAEVRQHYKLDVQQQSKQRLSYDGHAIPASDTRQNNLVDIPLLQSYLQGIVTKLSKGWPGEMPTLQVRVIDSYSFGPSADALGNLFVPLGMLDNVESEDEIAAMLGHEMSHVLLRHHERVAAFKQQKELMTNIATTVVFATMASNTGVDRSSGTMKLISKDPIGTQKTIGNTVLYTALANSFSDNIWSTAWGRSQEDQADLLGTDLMIRAGYAPRAASYSLQRLNDFQGKQKPLLGSFLSARKTAMQQSLEQFNLNSFTKELDVLINQGLTTSITATSEYFNRSHMSPMDRDEELRQYLQREYRQERRARVDTRSWPKVRDAAPVAAAMQAYKDAYAATAALEQGKLHEADTLSQRALSSPVKDQPGIRRSAFAVHIAQGKSAEALKDLESIKDWSLAGPSIYDLMIGYHLKRGDAQSALVMIDKAERNLGSEELFITEKLLANQQLQDAAQVKTVLSKCEQYPTRKESCKKLAPVKA